The region tttatTCACTCCTCTtaggtaagagcacaacacccacatccatgctcttccgcaaggatgagcacaagggtcccaccattccattattcaatttaaataaaaacatttccacaaaattaaaattcattaaaaataaccgaaataatattacaaattacaaaaaaattaaaaattacataattaaaatcatagaaattaaaaattacataattaaagtcttaaaaattacataattacataatataaatcctaaaaattaaaaaattacataattaaattcataaaattaaaaaaacccactactcgtggccgaatttcgcccaaatggatgatgaatgtgtgtattaatatatgattttgggattaattttttaaaaaaaattcaaaaaaatgtcaaaaaatggtaataaaatctgtatGTTTTTAggaatccgaaaatatatatttttatttttggtattattttcgattttaaaaaaaaaagaaaaagaaaatgccaacggccaatagaaacgtgtcacgtcgccctgctcgctggtacggacggacggacggagCCTGCTccccgatgtggatgctctaagcttCATATTGCATCGTAGACAGAAGATGAGAGAACATATATGAATTTCCAATGTCATCACATTCATTTTTTCTATATGTTATTTGTCCGAATCAAACTCCTGTGTCGTTCAGCCTTTAGTCTGAACACCAAGTCCGTACCCAACTACGAAGACATACCAAGACATCAAAAAAGTACTATTTTCTTCTCAAATCCCATTGGGATTGAAGTATTGAAACAAAATTTTATATTGAATATTCTAAATTGACCACAAGTTTAACGTAGAATATGGAGGTCCAAATCTTATTATCGAACTTCCTAAATGGAGCGTTAGGCCAAGACAGTAAGCATGCTTCTGCGTAATTTTAAGGACATAGTGAAATGTTCCACTACTCACACGAAATGTACCAAAGGTTAGACGAAACATTACAATTGAAAAAAAGTTTCTCAACTTTGTTTTGTTTCTCCTTGCAAAAGGTGCATTGATCATCAGTAATCCCAGCCATGCTTAGCTTGGAAAAAAAATCCTGTTTAGTGTTGAGTTGTTTACAAACtcaaaaaaaacacacatagAGACACGAAGATTCGAACCTATgccaaagaaaacaaaattgcaCCAATAGTAGAAAAGCGAAGAAAATAGCATTCCACCTTAGTAGCATCTCACAAGATTTTTGGCTTCTTCATTCCGGCAAATAATTGGTTTTGCCATGTCGATTATGTCAAACGACATCTTCCAAAGATTGGCTCTTACTCATATAtcttaattaaacaatttgtTTTTTATCTCAGCCCAAATTTATACTATAACCATGGTTTACATGGTTACATGGTTCAACATGTAATAATATGGTTTCAATTGCACAAGAAATATATACTCTAGATAATTTGCCTTGAGAAATAGTAGTATTTGAGATTGAGGAGGGTAGTTCAGTCATTTTAGTAACGGATAAGGCTTAAAGATGAATATTGACAAATAACTTGGAAACAAGCAAACAAAGCAGTAATTTGGAAACAAGCAAACAAATAGCCCAGTTTTAAATAATTTGGTAACTTATccattatttgttttttaccaTTATAAAATGGAATGAGAACTACAGCTAGAACTCTGGTTCATTCATCTGAATCTTACACtatttagaaattaaataaataaatacagatATAATAGAAAAGGTTTATTTGTCAACATTCTGGTTTCTTAAGCATACAAATTTCCACACTAAATTGCATATGTGATTGCACCATATAACTTGCAAGAGGCTTCAAATGGCCAATTACAACATATTGCTACCCTCAGACAGCAACATCACACCAactatcacacacacacacagtttCAGTTGTGACAATCGCACTATTATTAAATAATCACAATCAGGTGAGATTCTCCTATCATTAGTTTCTTCAAATACTCAAATCAACTTCATAAGAAACCTCTCCTCTTTTCTTCTCTCCAAAGAAAACCATGGCAGACCCTCAAAGCTCCTCTACAACACCACCCACACCGCCTCCGCTAGCAAGGTCGAGCTCCGAGATGCTCTACTACGGCCTCGTTGTTGTCGCAACAGCGGTTATCGTGCTCGTGCTCTACAACATCGTCATCGTGAGATGGTGCGCGGATCAAAGGCCGCCGCAGAGAGTCAGACACAGACGGCCGCGCCAGGCTGCGACGTGGAGGATCGCCGACTCTCCCGCGATCTCGGTCGCTAGCTTCAAGTACGAGGGCGGTGGAAAGGGGCaagatggtggtggtggtgattctGAGTGTGCAGTTTGCCTCTCAGTGTTTGAAcaaggtgaagaaataaaacagCTGCCTAACTGTAAGCATTACTTTCATGCACCTTGTATTGATATGTGGCTCTACTCCCACATGGACTGCCCTCTTTGCCGTTCGCCGGTGGAGCCATCGCCGCTCCACCACCCGGCAGCCGCGGTGGAGGAGACGGAGCATTCCCGGGAAGTGTTGCTAGGTCCGGGCTCATTAGTTTAGAAGCCTTTCTAGTTTTCAGTTGTTAGACAAGGTAATGTAACAGAGAGTATGTAGCGTTCAATATCTGTAAATTGGTCACAATATGGCACAATGAAGAAAATTATAACTAAATTATTGCAATATTATTGAAGCAAAGCTGTACCAGAACATGTATTTCAACATCTTCATAAAAGTTACACAAAGCCAAATAGGATTGTTTGGTCTCAACAGACAAATTTTATGTTACAAGTCGGTTACATCTCTACATCCTCCTCAGATTGTCTAACCTCGCCTGGAGGTCGCTGTCGATCCCACCATCATCAGTTCCTGTAGTTGCCTCTGCTTGTGGGACCTTATTCTTTGCAGCTGGGGCAGCTACTGCCGCGGAAGGTGCATTAACAAGCTGCATTAAGGGGAGACCGAGGCTCTTCATGAGAACAGAAATGTTAAATACTCATAAAGTGCAGAAAGGAACGATAGAGTTGTACCTCGTTATTAATGTCAATGCCAATCTCATCAAGAACCTGGCTCACCAACTCTTCggtctcttcttcctcctcatcTCCTTCCAAGGCATCATCAATGGCGTCTGCCATCACTTCGCTTGTTAGTTCCATCTTCTCGTTTTGCCTCTCAAATTCTTGCATAATTTTCTGCAGTGATGGCAGATTCATCTGCCTGTTCATTTGCCCCATGGCCTTGGTAACACCTTTCATTGCCTCCCCCATTGCTTGTGTAGATTTTAATGTCTAAAAGGGAATaaggaaaagagagagaaagattcAGAAATCACGCATACTACTGTAGAGAGTGGAAAACAACATTTCCCGAAGGACCACACAGGGAGAAAAATATTCAGAAAACTTAACAAGATTACATAAGAAACCAGCATCCAGGACCAAAAGCTGGTCAAAATAAACCAAATGACTTGTGCAAAATATTTAAGTGGTTAAGAAGTCGAACCGCCAAAACAAATAGTAAATTGATAACTTTAAAAAAACTATGATTTGTATCATGCAGATGTATAGCAGAAACT is a window of Salvia splendens isolate huo1 chromosome 3, SspV2, whole genome shotgun sequence DNA encoding:
- the LOC121796256 gene encoding vacuolar protein sorting-associated protein 2 homolog 1, encoding MSFLFGKRKTPAELLRENKRMLDKSIREIERERQGLQTQEKKLIAEIKKSAKQGQMGAVKVMAKDLIRTRHQIEKFYKLKSQLQGVSLRIQTLKSTQAMGEAMKGVTKAMGQMNRQMNLPSLQKIMQEFERQNEKMELTSEVMADAIDDALEGDEEEEETEELVSQVLDEIGIDINNELVNAPSAAVAAPAAKNKVPQAEATTGTDDGGIDSDLQARLDNLRRM
- the LOC121797071 gene encoding RING-H2 finger protein ATL39-like gives rise to the protein MADPQSSSTTPPTPPPLARSSSEMLYYGLVVVATAVIVLVLYNIVIVRWCADQRPPQRVRHRRPRQAATWRIADSPAISVASFKYEGGGKGQDGGGGDSECAVCLSVFEQGEEIKQLPNCKHYFHAPCIDMWLYSHMDCPLCRSPVEPSPLHHPAAAVEETEHSREVLLGPGSLV